A section of the Polyangium spumosum genome encodes:
- a CDS encoding heavy metal translocating P-type ATPase, with protein MIPEPRDSRCLHCGGPLPAAAQEGFCCAGCRFVHDLLHEEQLERYYALRGDKGEAVTAVAAGRDQKWLEPLEAELGRAEGLHRLELDVQGLSCAACVWLIEQLFRREPGGAGVVVNPALGRIRLTVSRAFPLRRFVARVESCGYLLGPKLKSEESPSNGLLLRMGIAVALAMNGMILAISVYAGLSEGPLHRLFLALSFALATASVLVGGSYFGKTALAGLRRGVLHLDLPIALGILLAYASSTWGWLAHGLTTYFDTLTVFVALMLVGRFLQMRLIERNQKRLLESDGAEGIYTRRLEGDAVVLRRAVEIREGDTLVLAPGDVVPVPAAILGGEDASFSLDWVNGESAPRVFRAGGTVPAGAFLSGTRALTVRADADFAAGSLVDLLRAPPGEGRDERGGGYWRTFARVYVAAVLVIAAIALGIGYLATHDARAALERVTAVLIVTCPCAFGIATPLAYELVSAKLRRAGLFVRSASFLDRAALIRTVVFDKTGTLTTGKLRIEDTSPASLLSPEEKRILKNLAARSTHPKSAALAAALGTDEFAQELDAREVTGRGVEVLHEGHLYRLGASAWIDPAATDGDADVAFGKDGRILCAFHTVEDLRPDAAAEVHALRAMGYDVGILSGDLEERALRVAAVCGITPEKTVSGKSAQEKAQWVREHDRGDLLFLGDGINDALVATEATASGTPAIDRPFLAARADFYLVTPGLSPVRNALASAQRLRRVLGITLSIALAYNVVTVALSCAGFMTPLLCAVLMPLSSLSTILAVLFLLGEKVPAADAAACPLPPPGARLRTA; from the coding sequence ATGATTCCAGAACCTCGCGACAGTCGATGCCTCCATTGCGGCGGGCCGCTCCCCGCGGCCGCCCAGGAGGGGTTTTGCTGCGCGGGTTGCCGGTTCGTCCACGACCTGCTCCACGAGGAGCAACTCGAGCGGTATTACGCCCTGCGAGGCGACAAAGGCGAGGCCGTCACGGCCGTCGCCGCGGGCCGGGACCAGAAATGGCTGGAGCCGCTCGAAGCGGAGCTCGGGCGCGCCGAGGGCCTGCACCGGCTGGAGCTCGACGTGCAGGGTTTGTCGTGCGCGGCTTGCGTGTGGCTCATCGAGCAGCTCTTCCGCCGCGAGCCGGGGGGCGCGGGCGTCGTCGTGAACCCCGCCCTCGGGCGCATTCGGCTCACGGTCTCGCGCGCGTTTCCCCTGCGGCGCTTCGTCGCGCGGGTCGAGTCGTGTGGTTATCTGCTCGGACCGAAGCTGAAGAGCGAGGAGAGCCCCTCGAATGGGCTGCTCCTGCGCATGGGGATCGCCGTCGCGCTCGCGATGAACGGGATGATCCTGGCGATCTCGGTGTACGCCGGCCTCTCGGAGGGGCCGCTCCACAGGCTCTTCCTCGCGCTCTCGTTCGCGCTGGCGACGGCGAGCGTGCTCGTGGGCGGCTCGTATTTCGGAAAAACCGCCCTCGCCGGCCTGCGCCGAGGCGTCCTGCACCTCGATTTGCCGATCGCCCTCGGCATCCTGCTCGCGTACGCCTCCTCCACGTGGGGATGGCTCGCGCACGGGCTCACGACCTATTTCGACACGCTCACGGTCTTCGTCGCCCTCATGCTCGTCGGCCGTTTCTTGCAGATGCGCCTCATCGAGCGGAACCAGAAGCGCCTGCTCGAGAGCGACGGCGCCGAGGGCATTTATACGCGCAGGCTCGAGGGAGACGCCGTCGTCCTGCGGCGCGCCGTCGAGATCCGCGAAGGGGATACCCTCGTCCTCGCGCCCGGCGACGTCGTCCCGGTCCCGGCCGCGATCCTCGGCGGGGAAGACGCCTCTTTTTCGCTCGACTGGGTGAACGGCGAGAGCGCGCCGCGCGTCTTCCGCGCCGGAGGCACCGTCCCCGCCGGCGCATTTCTTTCGGGCACGCGCGCCCTGACCGTCCGCGCCGACGCCGATTTCGCCGCCGGCAGCCTCGTCGATTTGCTCCGCGCCCCGCCCGGCGAGGGCCGCGACGAGCGCGGGGGCGGCTACTGGCGCACCTTCGCGCGGGTCTACGTGGCGGCCGTCCTCGTGATCGCGGCGATCGCGCTCGGTATCGGGTATCTCGCCACGCACGACGCGCGCGCCGCGCTCGAGCGCGTCACCGCGGTCCTCATCGTCACGTGCCCCTGCGCCTTCGGCATTGCCACGCCGCTCGCGTACGAGCTCGTCTCCGCAAAGCTCCGCAGGGCCGGCCTCTTCGTGCGGTCGGCGAGCTTCCTCGATCGCGCCGCGCTCATTCGAACGGTCGTCTTCGACAAGACGGGCACCTTGACGACCGGCAAGCTGCGCATCGAGGACACGTCGCCGGCCTCTTTGCTCTCGCCCGAGGAAAAACGAATCCTCAAGAACCTCGCGGCGCGCAGCACGCACCCGAAGAGCGCCGCGCTGGCCGCGGCCCTCGGCACGGACGAGTTCGCCCAGGAGCTCGACGCGCGGGAGGTCACGGGCCGCGGCGTCGAGGTCCTCCACGAGGGCCACCTCTATCGCCTCGGCGCGAGCGCCTGGATCGACCCGGCCGCGACGGACGGTGATGCCGACGTGGCATTCGGCAAAGACGGTCGGATCCTCTGCGCCTTCCATACCGTCGAGGATCTCCGCCCCGACGCGGCCGCCGAGGTCCACGCGCTCCGCGCCATGGGATACGACGTCGGCATTCTGAGCGGCGACCTCGAGGAGCGCGCCCTCCGCGTCGCCGCGGTTTGTGGGATCACCCCCGAGAAGACGGTCTCCGGCAAGAGCGCGCAGGAGAAGGCGCAATGGGTGCGCGAGCACGACCGCGGGGATCTGCTCTTCCTGGGCGACGGGATCAACGACGCCCTCGTCGCGACCGAGGCCACGGCGAGCGGCACGCCAGCGATTGATCGACCTTTCCTCGCGGCGCGCGCCGATTTCTACCTCGTCACGCCGGGCCTCTCGCCCGTGCGCAATGCGCTCGCCTCGGCGCAACGTTTGCGCCGCGTCCTCGGAATCACGCTCTCCATCGCGCTCGCTTACAACGTCGTGACGGTGGCCCTCTCCTGCGCGGGTTTCATGACCCCGCTGCTTTGTGCCGTACTGATGCCGCTCTCGTCGCTCAGCACCATCCTCGCGGTCCTGTTTTTGCTTGGTGAAAAGGTGCCGGCCGCGGACGCGGCGGCCTGCCCCTTGCCCCCGCCGGGGGCGCGTCTCCGGACGGCTTGA
- a CDS encoding cytochrome oxidase gives MDAIYLQIFVSFLLVLGSILLFAYSARQRDDEHADRLALLPIEDEKTNPPSGGKQDHVGSAHPR, from the coding sequence ATGGATGCGATTTACCTCCAGATCTTCGTGAGCTTTTTGCTCGTCCTGGGCTCGATTCTGCTCTTCGCCTACAGCGCGCGTCAGCGCGACGACGAGCACGCCGATCGGCTCGCCCTCCTGCCGATCGAGGATGAGAAGACCAACCCCCCTAGCGGAGGAAAACAAGATCATGTCGGCTCGGCCCATCCTCGCTGA
- a CDS encoding rhodanese-like domain-containing protein — protein sequence MPTLFERSTPNPAGYRDIHPKHLAETETGARLVDVREPHELRGDLGHVAGVENVPLARMGEAAARFRKDEHIVLVCRSGRRSGQAAEALAAAGFSYVMNLEGGMVAWNEAGLPVRR from the coding sequence ATGCCCACGCTTTTCGAGAGGTCCACCCCGAATCCCGCCGGTTATCGTGACATCCACCCGAAGCACCTCGCCGAGACGGAGACGGGCGCGCGGCTGGTCGACGTCCGCGAGCCGCACGAGCTCCGCGGCGATCTCGGCCACGTGGCCGGCGTGGAGAACGTCCCGCTCGCGCGAATGGGGGAGGCCGCCGCTCGGTTCCGGAAAGACGAACACATCGTCCTCGTGTGCCGCTCGGGCCGCCGCTCGGGCCAGGCCGCCGAGGCCCTCGCGGCGGCGGGTTTTTCGTATGTGATGAACCTCGAGGGAGGCATGGTCGCCTGGAACGAGGCGGGCCTGCCGGTCCGGCGCTGA
- the ccoN gene encoding cytochrome-c oxidase, cbb3-type subunit I, with translation MSARPILAETSHEAASPYRADVQRRTITYDDQIARWFVFASVAWGIVAMLAGALAALQLAFFKANVLPILSYGRLRPLHTNAAIFAFVGNMMFAGVYYSTQRLVKATLASRLLGRIHFWGWQGIIVAAALTLPLGFTQAKEYAELEWPIDLAITAVWLVFAVNFFWTLARRAEKQLYVAVWFYIATIVTVAVLHVVNALSIPVSLLKSYSVFGGAQDALVQWWYGHNAVAFFLTTPILGIMYYFLPKAAERPVYSYRLSIIHFWALVFVYIWAGPHHLLNTALPDWAQTLGMLFSLMLWAPSWGGMLNGLLTLRGAWSRVREDPVLKFFAAGVTFYGMATFEGPLLSIKSVSSLAHYTDWIVGHVHGGALGWNGFMAAGMFYWMVPRLFGTKLHSRRAAEIHFYIGTVGILLYIIAMWVSGITQGMMWRAVDAQGNLMYPSFVETLIAIRPMYWMRLFGGTLYLAGMILMGWNLYRTAKSGEAVDGEAEVVVEVRQEKEVDWKRIVFGPPVVIAAVALVLLFAIAFTNPVGTAGLLLLAGIVGFAGIFVLTLVKRSDKPTWHAILEGRALLFTVLTVIAVLIGGVAEIVPSIVLGQTDAELARKKNAPYRALELEGRDVYIKEGCYTCHSQMIRPFRFETSRYGEVSTLDDSRWDHPFQWGSKRTGPDLARLGGKYPNVWHWQHMIDPRSVSPGSNMPSYAHLEFTRVDFADAASKLRAMRSVGVPYTPDEIAAAPADAANQAAEIVKDLEAQGIAANPTSELVAITAYLQRIGKNPPPPPPPAGPMPVTMSDEKAH, from the coding sequence ATGTCGGCTCGGCCCATCCTCGCTGAAACCTCGCACGAGGCAGCGAGTCCTTATCGCGCGGACGTCCAGCGACGGACGATCACCTACGACGACCAGATCGCGCGCTGGTTCGTCTTTGCATCGGTCGCGTGGGGGATCGTGGCCATGCTCGCGGGGGCGCTCGCCGCCCTCCAGCTCGCGTTTTTCAAGGCGAACGTCCTGCCGATCCTGTCGTACGGCAGGCTCCGGCCGCTGCACACGAACGCGGCCATCTTCGCCTTCGTCGGCAACATGATGTTCGCCGGCGTGTATTACTCGACGCAGCGCCTCGTCAAGGCGACGCTCGCCTCCAGGCTCCTCGGGCGTATCCATTTCTGGGGCTGGCAGGGCATCATCGTCGCCGCCGCATTGACGCTGCCGCTCGGCTTCACCCAGGCCAAGGAGTACGCCGAGCTCGAGTGGCCGATCGATCTCGCCATCACCGCCGTGTGGCTCGTCTTCGCGGTGAACTTCTTCTGGACGCTGGCCAGGCGCGCCGAGAAGCAGCTCTACGTCGCGGTCTGGTTCTACATCGCGACGATCGTGACCGTGGCGGTCCTGCACGTGGTCAACGCGCTCTCGATCCCCGTCTCGCTCCTCAAGAGTTATTCGGTCTTCGGCGGGGCGCAGGACGCGCTCGTGCAATGGTGGTACGGGCACAACGCCGTCGCGTTTTTCCTGACCACGCCGATCCTGGGGATCATGTATTACTTCCTCCCCAAGGCGGCCGAGCGGCCGGTCTACAGCTACCGGCTCAGCATCATCCATTTCTGGGCGCTCGTCTTCGTGTACATCTGGGCGGGCCCGCACCATTTGCTCAACACGGCGCTGCCCGACTGGGCGCAGACGCTCGGCATGCTCTTCAGCCTCATGCTCTGGGCGCCGAGCTGGGGCGGGATGCTGAACGGCCTGCTCACGCTGCGCGGCGCGTGGAGCCGTGTGCGCGAGGATCCGGTCCTCAAGTTCTTCGCGGCCGGCGTCACGTTCTACGGAATGGCCACGTTCGAGGGCCCGCTGCTCTCGATCAAGAGCGTCTCGTCGCTCGCCCATTACACCGACTGGATCGTCGGCCACGTCCACGGCGGCGCGCTCGGCTGGAACGGCTTCATGGCCGCCGGCATGTTCTACTGGATGGTCCCGCGCCTCTTCGGCACGAAGCTCCATTCGCGCCGCGCGGCCGAGATCCATTTCTACATCGGCACCGTCGGCATCCTCCTCTACATCATCGCGATGTGGGTGAGCGGTATCACGCAGGGCATGATGTGGCGCGCCGTGGATGCGCAGGGCAACCTGATGTATCCGAGCTTCGTCGAGACGCTCATCGCGATCCGGCCGATGTACTGGATGCGCCTCTTCGGCGGCACGCTTTACCTCGCCGGTATGATCCTGATGGGCTGGAACCTCTACAGGACCGCGAAGAGCGGCGAGGCCGTCGACGGCGAGGCCGAGGTGGTCGTGGAGGTCCGGCAGGAGAAGGAGGTCGACTGGAAGCGTATCGTCTTCGGCCCGCCCGTCGTGATCGCGGCCGTGGCCCTCGTGCTCCTCTTCGCGATTGCATTCACGAACCCCGTGGGCACCGCGGGCCTCTTGCTCCTCGCGGGCATCGTGGGGTTCGCCGGGATCTTCGTCCTCACCCTCGTGAAGCGAAGCGACAAACCCACGTGGCACGCGATCCTGGAGGGGCGCGCGCTGCTCTTCACGGTGCTGACGGTGATCGCGGTGCTCATCGGCGGCGTGGCGGAGATCGTCCCGTCGATCGTCCTCGGGCAAACCGACGCCGAGCTCGCCAGGAAGAAAAACGCGCCATATCGCGCGCTCGAGCTCGAGGGCCGCGACGTGTACATCAAGGAGGGCTGCTATACCTGCCATTCGCAGATGATCCGGCCCTTCCGCTTCGAGACGTCGCGGTATGGAGAGGTCTCGACGCTCGACGATTCTCGCTGGGATCACCCCTTCCAGTGGGGCTCGAAGCGCACGGGGCCCGACCTCGCGCGGCTCGGCGGCAAGTATCCGAACGTCTGGCACTGGCAACACATGATCGATCCGCGCTCAGTCTCGCCCGGCTCGAACATGCCCTCGTACGCGCACCTCGAGTTCACGCGCGTGGATTTCGCGGACGCGGCGAGCAAGCTCCGCGCGATGCGGAGCGTGGGCGTGCCGTACACGCCCGATGAGATCGCGGCCGCGCCCGCGGACGCTGCAAACCAGGCCGCGGAGATCGTCAAGGACCTCGAAGCCCAGGGCATCGCGGCGAACCCGACGAGCGAGCTCGTGGCGATCACCGCTTATCTGCAGCGGATCGGCAAGAACCCGCCGCCGCCGCCGCCGCCGGCCGGGCCCATGCCCGTGACGATGAGCGACGAAAAGGCGCATTGA
- a CDS encoding sulfite exporter TauE/SafE family protein, with translation MLALGATLAVVIGVLLGMLGGGGAILTLPMLVYVLDAPPRAAIATSLFVVGVTALVSLFFHARGGLVRYRVGALFGAAAMAGAFAGGRLAHFVPEEILLIVFGATMVVTAVIMLRGRGEAKAENRELRVERVLLLGLAVGCFSGLVGAGGGFLIVPALVLFGGLAMREAIATSLFVIMLQSFAGFAGHVAHVELDPLLVGLVTACTALGSVIGALLGKRVSPGVLRRVFAWLVIAMGLFMLGKQLPLPILAVVALVALLGITRPWASALPARPAER, from the coding sequence ATGCTCGCCCTCGGCGCCACGCTCGCGGTCGTCATTGGTGTCCTGCTCGGCATGCTCGGGGGCGGAGGCGCCATTCTCACGCTGCCGATGCTCGTGTATGTGCTCGACGCCCCGCCGCGCGCGGCCATCGCCACCTCGCTCTTCGTGGTGGGCGTGACCGCGCTCGTGAGCCTGTTCTTTCACGCGCGGGGCGGCCTCGTTCGTTATCGTGTCGGCGCGCTCTTCGGCGCCGCCGCGATGGCGGGGGCCTTCGCGGGCGGGCGGCTCGCGCACTTCGTCCCCGAGGAGATCCTCCTCATCGTGTTTGGCGCGACGATGGTCGTCACGGCCGTCATCATGCTGCGCGGGCGCGGCGAGGCCAAGGCCGAGAATCGTGAGCTCCGCGTGGAGCGCGTGCTCCTCCTGGGCCTCGCCGTGGGGTGTTTTTCCGGGCTCGTCGGCGCGGGCGGCGGGTTTCTCATCGTCCCTGCGCTCGTGCTCTTCGGCGGCCTCGCCATGCGCGAGGCGATCGCGACCTCGCTGTTCGTGATCATGCTGCAATCCTTCGCCGGATTCGCGGGGCACGTGGCGCACGTCGAGCTCGACCCGCTCCTCGTGGGTCTCGTCACCGCGTGTACGGCCCTCGGCAGCGTGATCGGCGCCCTCCTCGGCAAACGCGTGTCCCCGGGCGTCCTGCGCCGCGTGTTTGCCTGGCTCGTGATCGCGATGGGCCTCTTCATGCTCGGCAAGCAGCTCCCGCTGCCGATTCTCGCTGTCGTGGCCCTCGTCGCGCTCCTCGGGATCACGCGGCCCTGGGCCAGCGCATTGCCTGCTCGTCCCGCCGAGAGGTAG